AAGGGAATTAAATAATTCCCCTCAAAAGTCCGGTTATATGCCGCGTCATCTGGGCCGTCATACCCCAGATCGTTTCCCCTTCTACGCGCCATACATAAATCTTTCTGTTACTATGTCCCCAAGGCTCCCTGTAGCGATCGGGCAATCCGAGTTCTTCGACCGGCAGCAGAATCACTTCTTTTCCTGATGCGTCTCGGTATCGCGGCTTAATTTCAATCTGAACTGTATACTCTTCGGGAGGGTTTTCCATAAACCATTTAAGAGGAACGGAAAAAACCCGCTCCACTTCGTCGCTGTTTATGTTCAATTCGGAAAGATCTTCGATTTTCATCTCTCCCAGAAAGCAATGAACAACAGCGCCCATAGATGCTACAAGAGTGTCTATATGTCCCAGAACTTCAATTTTATCTCTTCCGACACCCATCTCTTCCATCGTTTCACGGACAGCGGTTTCAAGCATGCTGCGATCCCGATCCACTTCGTATCGTCCGCCGGGGAAACAGATCTCGCCGCCCTGGCGGATGTTGGTATTCCTTTTCTGAAAAATCAGATGGGGTTCGCCTTTTTTTTCATATAAAGCTGCCAGAACAGCTGATCGGGGATACCCCGAGCTATCCATAATCCCCGGTTCGCCGGGAAGGGCATTCAATATTTTTTTTATCAATTTCTCATTCATTTTTATGGCTCTTATGTATATCTTATTATCTATCAACCCATACTGCGAGGAGTTTTTATGAGCCGTTTCAGCGACTGGTTGGAAAACCGCATCACTTTACAGAACTATGCCAATCCGAAAGAGGAGACGGCCAACGCCGCCACCCATCTGGCGGGAGCTCTTTTGTCTCTCATCGGAATGTTTCTGCTTGTCCGTGCCGGTCTGGCTTCGGGCAATAAGGGGGCAACGGCGGGATATATAATTTTTACCCTTTCCATGCTTCTGCTCTATTCCGCTTCGGGGTTTTATCATCTCGTCAAACCGTCAAATCTCAAAAGGGTTCTCCGGATTCTTGATCATTCCAATATTTACTTTCTCATAGCCGGAACCTATACGCCGATTCTCATCGCTGTCGGGACGAAGCTCAGTTACGCTTTTATCGCTGTCGTCTGGGGAATTGCCTTTCTGGGAGTTGCCTTCACTTTGATTTTCTGGAGCAGGCTCAAGCCTCTCCATGTTGTTCTCTACATTGCAATGGGCTGGCTGATCGTCTTTATCTGGGAGCCGGTGACGGCTGTCATCCCTCCGCAGCTGATGAAATGGATTATCGCCGGGGGTGTCACTTACACGGTCGGAACGGGATTTTACTCTATAAAAAAACTCCCGTTCAACCACGCTATCTGGCATCTTTTCGTACTGGGCGGAAGTATCTGTTTCTTTCTGGGAATCTACTGGTATATTCCGGGGCTTTAAGTTTAAACTTCGTGATTTCACAGTGAATTAAGGTATAATTAGCTGATATGAATATGTTGGATGCCATGGACAAAAGGACTTCGGTCCGAACTTATTTGGATGAAATGCCCGGTAGCTCTTTGATGGAGAGCGTAGAAAAAATTGTCACCAAGCAGCGAAAAGGGCCTTTCGGGAACCGCTTCAGTTTCACGCTTATCTCTGTTAATGATGAAACCCGGGAAGAGATCGGAAAGCTCTCATCCTATGGTATGATCAAAAACGCACCGCTCTATTTCGGAGGATATGCGGAGAACGAGGAACATGCTATCATCGACTACGGATACTGTTTTGAAGAGGCTGTTCTGGAGCTGGCTGCAATTGGACTGGGGACATGCTGGCTCGGAGGGACTTTCAGCAGGGGAAAAGTGGCCAGGCTGCTGACTTTGCCTGAAGGGAAAATCATTCCCGCCATATCGCCCATCGGCTTCAGCGGCGAAAAGATGTCATTGACCGAAAAGATCTCCCGGTTTGTAGCCGGTTCCAAAAACCGCAAGCCCCATAATAAAATTCTCTTTTCCTGGAACACAGACGGTCAGCTGATGCCGGAAGACCTGGAAAAATATCCTGCCCCGGTCGACGAAGTCATAGAGTCTGTTCGGTTTGCTCCTTCCGCCTCCAACAAACAACCCTGGAGAATCGTGCGGCAGGGAGACCTGCATCATCTCTACTGCGACTTGGATAAAAATTATGCAAGGCTGTTCCGCCACTTTAAAATACAACTGCTCGATATGGGGATTGCTCTCTGTCACTTTCTGAAGGCTTCGGAAGAGCTGCGCTGGAGAGGGAAGTTCTCTTATGCCGATCCTCATCTGGAGAACAGCGACTGGATCTATATTCTCAGCTGGAAAAAGGTCTGATAGGTGGATAAACATATTGACCGGAAAATCAATCAGGCCATACTCCGGTATAAAATGATTGAACCGGGAGATAAAATCGCCCTGGCTGTATCGGGGGGTAAGGATTCCCTGACCATGGCGTACTTCCTGGCTTTGAAGGCTAACTCGGACTACCATATCAATTTTGATATTCACGCCGTCCATATCCGTACCGATTTTGACAACTCTGTTGATAAAAGCGGCTTTGAGCAGTTCCTGAAAGATGAGGGGATCCCTTTGACAGTCATCGATGTTCCGGTTTTAAAACGGCTCAAACCGGGAAGGAAGATGAACTGCTACTGGTGTTCTTCCCAGCGGCGCATGGAGCTTATGAAGTTTGCGTCGCAGTCCGGCTGTAACAAGATTGCACTGGGACACCATATGGATGACATTCTGGAGACTTTCTTTATGAATATGGCCTATAAAGGGGAAATGTCCACCATGCTGCCGGTCCTGAAGTTCGATAATTACGATCAGACTTTAATCCGCCCCCTCGCTCTGGTGAAAGAGAAAGAAATTATCCGTTTTGCCGAAGAGAAAGGAATCAGCCGGATAACCTGCACCTGTAATTTCGATACCCAATCGAAAAGGAAGGAGATGCGTTCCGTCATCAATTTCATGGCGGAGAAAGACGAATCGATCAGGGACAACCTCTTCAAGGCCATGAATAATCCCGTACCTCGATATATGATCAATCAGGAATGAGAGGAAAGAACAGGGTTCTCTTGTCTGTAAATAGAAGAATTCTTTTCTCCCCTTGATGCACAGGACGGGAAAAGCCGGTAGTATTACTAAAGATGAAAAAACCTGAAGCCGCCCTAAAGAAGATCTTCGGATTTAAAAAATTCAGACCCTATCAGAAAGAAATAATCACAAATATCCTGGAGGGGAGAGATGTTTTCGCTTCACTGCCCACCGGCGGGGGAAAGTCTATCTGTTATCAGCTTCCGGCTCTCCTTTTCGAAGGGATCACCATAGTCATGAGCCCTCTTGTCGCTTTGATGAAAGATCAGGTGGACGGTGCCAGAGCTTACGGTATTGAGGCATACTGTCTGAACAGCTCTCTTTCTCCGATGGAAACGGCGGATGTCTATCAGGCTCTGGAAGCGGGAAAAGCCAAACTCCTATATATCTCACCCGAACGTTTTGCCATAGACGGTTTTTCCGAGAATCTTAAGAAATTCAATGTCTCTTTTGTCGCCGTAGACGAGGCTCACTGCGTTTCCGAATGGGGGCATGACTTCAGGCCTGACTATCTGTCCCTATCGCGAATCCGGGAGTTTTTCCCCGGTTCCGTAATCGCCGCTTTTACAGCGACAGCGACCCTGAAGGTCCAGGAAGATATTATCGGACTTCTGAAAATGCGCGATCCTTTTTTGGTCCGGGCTTCTTTCGACCGGAAAGAGCTCTATTACCGGATCGTTCCGAAGAACGGGGCCAACAGGCAGATATATGAGTTTATTCGTAAAAGGAAAAAGCAATCGGGAATTGTATACAGGCTGTCCCGCGCCGATGTGGAGAAAACAGCCGCCTACCTGTCTGAAAAGGGAATCAAGGCTCTGCCTTATCATGCCGGGCTCGCATCAAAAACGAGAGAGAAAAACCAGGACCTTTTCAACCGGGATGAGGTCGATGTCGTGATTGCGACAATTGCCTTTGGCATGGGTATTGATAAAAGCAATATCCGCTTTGTTGTACACGGCGATCTTCCGAAGAGTGTCGAAGGGTATTACCAGGAAACAGGCCGGGCCGGACGGGATGGACTTCCTTCGGAGTGTCTTCTTCTTTACAGCGCCGGAGACATAGCGAAAATCCACTACTTTATCGATAAAATCAGTGATGAAAATGAAAAGGTCCGAGCCAACAGAAACCTGAATAACATCTCCAATCTGGCATCGATCAATGTCTGTCGCCGCAAGCAGATTCTCGAGTACTTCAACGAATCCTACGAGGGCAACTGCGGAGCCTGCGATATCTGCAACGGCGAGGCGGAGCAGGTCGATGGAACGGTAGATGCTCAGAAAGTCCTTTCCGCCATAGTGCGTTCGGGACAGCGCTTCGGTATCGGACAGATTATTGATATCGTCAGGGGTGCCGATACGGAAAAGATCCGCAAGTTCGGGCACAACGAGTTGAAGACCTGGGGCGTCGGAAAAGACAAAAGTAAAGTCTGGTGGAGCAGTATCGTCAATGAGTTGCTGGGGCAGAAGCATATCTACCGCGATCCGGACAGTTTTAATGCCCTCAAGCTCAATGAGTCCGGAGGGGACATTCTCTATGGGCGTGCCGGTTTCTCCGTACTTATGAAAAAGGAAAAAGAACCGGAGAAAAAACTCAATTTCCGCGAAGTGGATTTTGACGAGGAGCTCTTTTCAAGACTCCGGGATGTGAGGGCGCTTATAGCTAAAGAGAATAAAATACCGCCTTATATTGTTTTCAGCGATAAAACCCTCAAGGAAATGAGCCATTTGAAACCGGATGACCGTTCCGCCATGCTCAGGGTTTCAGGAGTGGGAGAGCGGAAGATGGATCAGTACGGGCATAAGTTTCTTGCCGAGATTCGGTCTTATCTGGGGTATTAGAATTGACTTATAAAATCGCATAATCGGGAATTAATTACTATAATTTAAAAAGCAATGATAGAGTCACATCAATTCAGATTTTTTTCCCGGATCTTTTTTGTTCTTCTTGTTTTTGCCCTTCTCCTTCTGAGTCTGGGAGCCTTTCTCATTTATAATAAAACCGGAGGGAATTCGGTTTTAACTCTTATTGATAGGGATTCGATAATATCGGATCAAACTCCGCAGGAGCTCGGCTGGTTTGTCTATTATGATGACCTTTCCTCTATTGTATTCGAATCAGACGAAGAAGGCGGTGGTTTTCTCCGTTATTCCAGCCATGATGGTGCGGACCTCTATAAGGGAGTCGGTATCTCCGGAAAATTAAATCCGCCTCTTGATGCGGAAATCAATATGGAATGGAGGGTCTCCGGTGAGGCTCAAGGTTTTGAGCTGCAGATTGAGGAATCTCCCGGTGGTGAAATTTTCACCTATGAAGTGCCCACTCCCGAAGCGGGATGGCATACATTTTCCGTGCCTCTGGATCGATTCGGGGTAAATTCCTGGCAGGAGGAGAACGCTGATCTGAACGGGGCACTCGACGACGTACCTCTTGCCTCTATTGTCATTGTGACTCATCCCGGGTTTTCCGGTTATATCGATATTGGCTATCTCGGTTTTTCCTGGCAACAGTCACCGCTGATTTTTTATATGGTAATAGTGGTTGCTATGCTGGAAGTTCTGATTCTTCTGCTCCAGACCGGCAGCGGGATGCTGAAACAGGATCAGTCAGGCAATTTGCTGCCCGCTCCTTATCTGACAAGGCTTCTCGCTGTTTTAAGCTCATTGGGATATCTGGTTTATGCCCTTTCCATATCCTACAGGATGGAAGATTCTTTCTTTCATCTGGGCTTTCTCGCTTTAATGACCCTTATCATACTTGAAGACCTCCTTCCATCGGGGCTGTTCAGGAATAAATTTCTGGAATACCGGTTAGCAGTTGTGTTTCTTCCATTCTGGTTTTTCTCTTCACTGCTTGCACCACAGGTGTTCAGTATCTTTTTTCTTATCGTGCTGATTCCTTTAATTGTTTCGGAAAACAGAGCGGGGATTATTATCTCGGTGATGCTGGCTTTTCTTTTGAGCTTTTTTCATCCCCATATAATATCCCGTAATGATATTCTCTTGCAGATTCTTGCGCTTACCGCATCGGGCATCGCCGGATTCATCGCTTACGAATTAATTCGGCAAAGGAGCCGTAAGGCTGATTTGGACCGGGCTCTTCAGCTGTATAACGGGTTGTTGTCTGTCAGTTCCGACGGGATATTTCTGACTGATGAGAAGGGTATAGTCTTATCGATTAACAGAGGCTTCGAGAAGATGACCGGTCTGTCCCGCGATCAGATCGTCGGAAAGAAGTTGTCCGGTTTTTTTGAAGAAATCAGCTCCAGTGATTCAAATGACAATTTTGACGCCCTTATCAGGGGAAGCGAAGGCAAATCGCTTGATGTTCATGTGGCGCAGAATCCCGTTGTCATAGATGGAGAATTTAAAGGCCATCAGGGAATAGCCCGCGATGTAACTGAAAGAAAAGCTCTTGAAAGAGAATTGAAAGAAGTGAATGCCCATCTGGAGGCGCTTGTCCATTTGGATGGGCTGACCGGAGTCAATAACAGGCGGTATTTTGATTCAGCCTTTCAGACAGAAATGAAAAGGGCTGCCAGGGCCGGTGAACCGCTCTCTTTACTGCTGATCGATATTGACTTTTTCAAGCTCTATAATGATGGTTACGGCCACCAGGCGGGGGATGACTGTTTAAGGAAAGTCGCTCAGTTGCTGAAAGACAGTTTGAAAAGGGCTGGAGATGTTGTCGCCCGTTACGGGGGAGAGGAGTTCGTTGTCATACTTCCCTCTACCAATCGGGAGAACAGCGAAAAGGTGGCCGGATTTCTCATAAATGCGGTGAGAGCCGCCGCCATTCCTCACGAATATTCCAAAGTTGAAAAAATCGTAACCATCAGTATGGGCGTAGCCAGCTGCCCGATTCTCGAAAACCCCCGAAAAGATAATTTCCGGAGCGATGCCATGTGCAAAAACCTAATAGTCCGGGCAGATGAAGCTCTGTATGAAGCGAAGAAGAACGGAAGGAATCAGTACCGGATATCCAATCTGAATGAGAATTTATAGCATTAAAAGGTTAATAAACAGGATTGTAAATAGGATTAGGACCTGTTTATTTACCTATATTTCAACCTGTATTTGTTGTGAAGATAGATGGAGAGCTCCTTTTTCCGTAAGATAGCAACCGCTTCTCCCTTTTTTTATGATAATAAAATCCAGGCTTTGAAGCTGTGCCAGAATTCTCCGGAGCAGACTTTCTCCAATACTGTAATCCTCTTGTTTCATCAATTGAATGATATGGTTTCTTCCCGCTGTTTTTCCGATGGAATTGAGCAAATCAATAGCTTTCAAAACGGCAAATGACAACTCGGGATCAGTCATCTCCCCGAGAACCAGAAGTTCATTGGATCTTGAGAACTTGTCCCGGCTTTTTTTTGAGATCTGGAACTGATTTTTCATATACCGGGGAAGGGAATCGATATCCACAATATCTCTTTCTTCGAAGGTGGAAATGTACTGGGCGATATTGTAGAGCTCCCGGATATTCCCCGGCCAGTTGTGGTTTTTTAATAGATCGATGCACTCGGGGCTGAAGAGGAATCTGTTTCCCGTGAACCGCTTGAGTAAAGGAGGTATGTCCTGAACCCTCTCACTCAGAGAAGGGAGCTCAAGAGGAAATACGTTGAGGCGGTAGAAGAGATCTTTTCTGAAACTTCCGCTTTCTATCATCTCCGTGGGACTTTTATGAGTGGCGGCTATAACCCGTATATCGATATCGATGACTCTGTCCGAACCGACGGGAACGATCTGCCGTTCCTGTAGAACTCTGAGGAGCTTTGACTGGAGATGGTTGGGCATATCCCCTATTTCATCGAGAAAAATCGTTCCGTTATGGGCTTTTTCGAAAAGGCCCGGCTTTCCCTCTTTCAGGGCTCCGGTGAATGAGCCGCTTTCGTAACCGAAGAGCTCACTTTCGATCAGGCTTTCCGGAATAGCGGCGCTGTTAACAGCGATGAAGGGTTGATTTTTCCGGGGGGAGGCATTGTGGATGGCCTGGGCCAGAATCTCCTTTCCTGTCCCGCTTTCGCCGGTAATCAATACAGTCAGATCGGTCTGGGCAATTTTTTTAGCCTTCTGAACGATGTTTTTCATTTCTGAAGAAGTCGTAACAATATCATTCAAGCTGTAACGCGCCACATGCCCTTTCTGCCGGAGCTTCCGGCTGAGGTTCTGCTCCAGCTTTTTTATATGGGTCACTTCCTGAAAACTGAAATACATCCTCTCCTCTTTATTGAAATGGATGACGTTTCTTTTTTCCAGGTTGATAATTTTCTTTTTAAAGTGAATCAGGTCGTCGTGAAAATCATTTTCCGAGTATATTGCCGGGTCGATTTCTTTGAGAATCTCTCCGATATTCTGGTCTCTCAGCTTGCCTTTGAGGTCGAAAATCTCCTTGAATTTCTTGTTGTATATCAGGATTTTTCCCTCTTTGTCTGTAAGCAGAATGCCGTCGTGGGATAGGTCCAGGAGCTGATCCAGCTCTTCTGTTCTGGCCAGCAGGCTGTTGTAATTCTGGACGATTCCTTCATTGGAACTGAAAATTTCCTGATAGTAGTTGTAGAGATTCTGCTGAGTCTTTTTGTCATCAATTTTCAGGGTGTTGATGATGAGGAGCATGGTCGAAATATCAAGCACGCGGTGTCCCACATCGAATACGTTCTCAATATTTTCGGGGATCAGCTCCGGTTCTGAAGGGGAGACGGCATATTTTATGTGATTGTAATCTTTACCGGAAATAAAGGGTATGAGATTAACGTTTTTTATTCCGATGTGATAGAGAGAGGAAATCGATTCCAGAACCGTTTCAATATCATCATTGACGATAAGAACATCAGAGCCTTCGGGAATGTCATACAGAGGGGCGATGCTCTTTTTGGAAAAGGTTCTTTTCGCTACGATAATATTTTCCGGATGACTGGTGTAACGGCGCACTTTGCTGGCTCGGCTGCTGGCCATGATAACGATGATATCTTCCTTAATCATGCTCTCGGGAGTCAGGGTGTCAATGAAGTAATTTTTTACCAGAACGTTCGATCCGAAAACATCGAGAATGTTCGCCTTTACTATCTCTCCCAGGTTACTCAGGCGTTTCCCTTTGATGATTGAGTCTGTAACAATGGCAATGGACTTCATAGACTCATCATACTCCTGAAAACCGGAAAAGTATGCCCCTCTCGGCACTTCCTGTAAAAAAAGATGGCATATAAGTTGCATGTATGCTTTTCGGAGTTGTCATGATCGGAAAGCTTAAACAGGAAGATTTTCTACAGAACCGGGTGCTGACCAACCTCAAAACTGATGAGAACGGAAAGATCGCTTTATTCTCGGAAATCGTGCCGGACTTGAAGGATAACAGATACCGCAAAGTTGTCAAATTCGTGGACCTGGAAAGCATGGATATGAATAATCTGGAAATTCCCTTCGAGCCCGATGATTATCTTCCGGAGAATGGAGAAATCATTTTCAAGGTGATAAATGACGGGGATACGGATTTTCACTCCTTCAATCCCGAAAAAAGAACTCTCAGGCTTCTTTTCACTATCCCATTTCCCGTAAAGAAGTTCGCTTTTGACAGGTCCTGTTTTTATTTTACCGCTGAAGTTCCCCGTTCCCAGGTAAACGACAGGGTTTTTTCCGGTGAGAGAAGTCCCTTTTTCATTGAAGGGCGGGGGCCTGTAAACAACAGCACTGTCTGTCTCTTTCGCTCTGAAGCGGATGGTAATGATATCAATATGATCAGTACTCTCGATAATTGTGTCGATCTTGTTGATTTTGCTTTTGAAGAAAAGCGGATTCTTTATACGGTTTATACGACCGGGAGGGTAAAGCCTCCAGGCTCCGATCTATATCTCTATGACATGGAAACAGGGACTAGCCGCAATCTTCTCCATGATTCCTATCGGATTTTTCATATAGAAATGATGGCAACTGATCTTATCCTCATGGCCGGCGTTGATCTGGCCCGTTGCAGCAGGAACGATAATCCCCGATTTTACCGGGTGGATGAGAAAAGCGGCAGGGTTGATCTTTTTTGTAAGACACCCGACTTAAGTCTGGAACATCCTTCAGTTGTTACTGATTCCTTTTACTCCGATTCAGAGCCCTTTCTGAAATACGGAAACCACCTCTACTTCAAAATGGTAGGCCGAAAGGGCGATAAACTATACAGAATCGATTCTCAGGGAACCTGGCAGGAGATTGTCTCCGATATGCAGGTAATCGGAAGTTTTCAGATTGTGGAAAAAGGGATACTGTTGCTCGGGCTAAAAGATCTGAATCTGACGGAACTCTTTTTTACCGGCCCGGAGGGGACAAAGCCTCTTTCCGGGATCAATAACTGGATTTCCCGACGATCACTTTCTCAGCCGGTATCTCTGACTTGCGAAGCCGATGGCGTCGAGCTGGACGGGTTTGTCTATCCTCCTGTCAACTATGAAGAAAACAGAAAATATCCTGCCGTACTGATGATTCACGGCGGTCCGAAAATGCTTTATGCGCCGGTTTATTCTCACGATATCCAGTTGCTCTGTGCCGAGGGATATTTTGTTTTCTGCGGTAATCCAATGGGCAGTGATGGAAGAGGTGATGATTTTGCCCGTATCAGCGGTTCCTTTGCGGAACAGCCTTATCGACAGCTAATGGCATTTACCGATGAGGTCCTTTCCCTGTACCCGGCTATTGATAAGAATCGTCTCGGCGTTACCGGCGGATCCTATGGCGGATATTTAGCCAATTATATTATCACTCATACGGATAGATTTAAAGCCGCGGTTACAGAGCGGGGTATCAGCGATTTGCAGACGGCATTTACTTCATCGGATATCGGGCCTCAATACGTCGGAGAATATCTCGGAAGCGGCTCTGATCCGTGGCGGAACCGGGAAAAAGCCATTGAGGATTCCCCGATATACAGGGCGGACAGAGTAAAAACCCCTACGTTATTTGTTCACGGCAAAGAGGATTTCCGCTGTATGTATACTGAATCCCTCAATATGTTTAACGCTTTGAATTATCACGGCGTGGAAACCAGTCTCTCTCTTTTTTCCGGAGAAAATCACAGTCTCGTTGTCCGGGGGAAGCCACAGAGCAAGATGGAGCGGTACAGGTTGATACTCCAATGGTTCGGCCGATTCCTATCTGGAGATAACCGGGAGAGTGCGAAATGAATATTCTTCACGAACTGATCAGAATCAAAAGCATCGATCCCGCCCGTACCGGAAAAGCCATCGAACTGGCCGCGGCTTATCTGAAAGAAAATGGTATTTCAGGCGAAATTATCGAAAATGAGGGATACAAGAGCTATGTGGCTGTTGTGGGAAAAGACGGAAAAACTCTGATCCTCAACGGGCATCTCGATGTTGTTTCCGGGAAAGATCCACAGTTCGAACCGGTTGAAGAGGCGGGAAAGCTTATCGCCCGGGGCTCTGCCGATATGAAAGGCGGCTGTGTCGCCATGATGGAAGCTTTAATAAAACTCAGCAAAATGGATCTTCCCTGCCGCCTTATGCTTCAGTTGGTTCCCGACGAGGAGACCGGTGGGAAATACGGAACAGCCCATCTTATCAAAAAAGGCTATGTCGGCGATTTCGTTATCTGTACCGAACCGACAAACCTCAACCCCTCCATACAGGCCAAGGGCATTGTCCGGATCGATGTGGAAACCCTCGGCGTTTCAGCTCATGGTTCCCGCCCCTGGGAAGGGGTGAACGCCATTGAAAAGGCTATGGAGAATTACGCCCGCATCGAAGCTCTGCCTATACTGAATGAAGGGTCGGACTTTTATGAGAGATCCTCGGTGAACCTGGCTCTGATCCGCGGCGGCGATATCTATAACCGGGTTCCCGACAGCTGCACCATGGGCATCGATATCCGCTTCGTTCCCCATCTCGATCATGAGGAAATTCTGAAGGAAATCCGCCGTGTTGTCGACGGAGAGGTGTCGGTCGTTGCCATTGAGCCCGGTGTCAATGTTCAGCCGGACAATCCCTATGTGCAGCGTCTGAAGCAATCGGTCAGCCGGATCCTTCCGGGAAAAGATGTGCTACTGGCAGCCCAGCACGGCGGCTCCGATGCCCGGTTTTTCACCGGATTGGGAATCCCGGCCGTTGAGTTCGGACCGGTGGGAGATTTCTGGCACGGCGACGGGGAATATGTGGAGATCGACTCTGTAAAACAGCTCGAGGATATTCTGATCGATTTCGCCCTGAATTTTAAATAGAGAAATATGAGCTTGATATTTGAGCTTGTTAAATAAATTGGAGGAATGAAGAATGGATTACAAAAAGAAGATGACCA
This Spirochaeta isovalerica DNA region includes the following protein-coding sequences:
- a CDS encoding alpha/beta hydrolase family protein gives rise to the protein MIGKLKQEDFLQNRVLTNLKTDENGKIALFSEIVPDLKDNRYRKVVKFVDLESMDMNNLEIPFEPDDYLPENGEIIFKVINDGDTDFHSFNPEKRTLRLLFTIPFPVKKFAFDRSCFYFTAEVPRSQVNDRVFSGERSPFFIEGRGPVNNSTVCLFRSEADGNDINMISTLDNCVDLVDFAFEEKRILYTVYTTGRVKPPGSDLYLYDMETGTSRNLLHDSYRIFHIEMMATDLILMAGVDLARCSRNDNPRFYRVDEKSGRVDLFCKTPDLSLEHPSVVTDSFYSDSEPFLKYGNHLYFKMVGRKGDKLYRIDSQGTWQEIVSDMQVIGSFQIVEKGILLLGLKDLNLTELFFTGPEGTKPLSGINNWISRRSLSQPVSLTCEADGVELDGFVYPPVNYEENRKYPAVLMIHGGPKMLYAPVYSHDIQLLCAEGYFVFCGNPMGSDGRGDDFARISGSFAEQPYRQLMAFTDEVLSLYPAIDKNRLGVTGGSYGGYLANYIITHTDRFKAAVTERGISDLQTAFTSSDIGPQYVGEYLGSGSDPWRNREKAIEDSPIYRADRVKTPTLFVHGKEDFRCMYTESLNMFNALNYHGVETSLSLFSGENHSLVVRGKPQSKMERYRLILQWFGRFLSGDNRESAK
- a CDS encoding M20 family metallopeptidase gives rise to the protein MNILHELIRIKSIDPARTGKAIELAAAYLKENGISGEIIENEGYKSYVAVVGKDGKTLILNGHLDVVSGKDPQFEPVEEAGKLIARGSADMKGGCVAMMEALIKLSKMDLPCRLMLQLVPDEETGGKYGTAHLIKKGYVGDFVICTEPTNLNPSIQAKGIVRIDVETLGVSAHGSRPWEGVNAIEKAMENYARIEALPILNEGSDFYERSSVNLALIRGGDIYNRVPDSCTMGIDIRFVPHLDHEEILKEIRRVVDGEVSVVAIEPGVNVQPDNPYVQRLKQSVSRILPGKDVLLAAQHGGSDARFFTGLGIPAVEFGPVGDFWHGDGEYVEIDSVKQLEDILIDFALNFK